The Astatotilapia calliptera chromosome 2, fAstCal1.2, whole genome shotgun sequence genome includes a window with the following:
- the LOC113008941 gene encoding muscle M-line assembly protein unc-89-like: MVISDVETSKTLALKEDEATADEIPSKEAENTEIFPEMQSDEKPAVPPEEAAVAVCETEQPTGSTEENTVAGVPNTTEEFTETPGEQEQPEPDDVVTKENLEAEEAAGDEDGTKTDIINSEAESKSVEEGNVSAEKSDPQTMETSVPDKTEEARESESKLVKQISNVSSADSQDDEKGSDLSEKEEKTEGRGRRKRKLSNQKAAAEKESGEEANEQLPAEEKPVEVKTPRRGRSSKPTEEETKDEPTQVEKLEETPSRRRRRSAPKEAAADKQKEDENKVVESPEQTSSEKVAETEAVEERTEEKNEPIKSEVSLLPSVPEDGEGAASAKCSDPADTSEQTVETKESEEMEVCECVEEARAPEEVVQDNSGQEQNERQPDKDSDCSPSASQSEAHEDVKEQSCSEKKTQDGGEEQQQEDQETTPKRTGRRGRPSKAAATEDSDKKVKKAEEKDSEQNEEEEEEDEGEKEGEEEKETATRATTRLASRREAERNKPSKPSTRASRQNGKEETAAGTRGTRGQAAAAAAKGGRKRETSPPAVRTRGGQKSEEPPSKRAKR, translated from the exons ATGGTCATTTCAGATGTTGAAACCTCTAAGACTTTGGCTCTAAAG GAGGATGAAGCTACTGCAGATGAAATTCCTtcaaaagaagctgaaaatacTGAAATATTTCCTGAAATGCAGTCGGATGAGAAACCAGCAGTACCACCTGAAGAGG ctgctgttgctgtgtgtgAAACCGAACAGCCCACAGGaagcacagaggaaaacacggtGGCTGGTGTTCCCAACACCACTGAAGAATTTACTGAAACTCCTGGTGAACAAG AACAACCAGAGCCAGATGATGTCGTCACAAAGGAAAACCTCGAG GCAGAGGAGGCGGCAGGTGACGAGGATGGGACCAAGACGGACATAATTAACA GTGAAGCTGAGAGTAAGTCAGTGGAGGAAGGAAATGTCTCAGCAGAGAAAAGCGATCCACAGACT ATGGAAACCAGTGTCCCAGACAAGACTGAGGAGGCCAGAGAATCTGAGTCTAAGCTAGTCAAACAAATCA GTAATGTCTCCAGCGCAGATAGCCAAGATGATGAGAAAGGCTCAGATCTCTCAGAAAAG GAGGAGAAAACGGAGGGAAGAGGAAGGCGGAAACGAAAGCTGTCCAATCAGAAAGCTGCAGCAGAGAAAGAGTCTG GTGAGGAGGCGAATGAGCAGCTGCCTGCTGAG GAGAAGCCAGTGGAGGTAAAAACCCCTCGCAGGGGACGATCGTCCAaacccacagaggaggagacgaaAGACGAACCAACACAAGTGGAGAAGTTGGAGGAGACTCCGAGCCGCAGGCGGAGACGATCAGCACCCAAAGAAGCCGCAGCTG ATAAGCAGAAAGAAGACGAAAATAAAGTTGTTGAAAGTCCCGAACAAACCTCATCGGAGAAAGTTGCAGAGACGGAAGCAGTGGAAGAG AGAACTGAAGAGAAAAATGAACCAATCAAAAGTGAGGTCAGTCTGCTGCCGTCTGTTCCAGAGGACGGCGAAGGAGCAGCAAGTGCCAAATGCAGCGATCCTGCTGACACCA GTGAACAAACAGTGGAGACCAAAGAATCGGAGGAAATGgaggtgtgtgaatgtgtggag GAAGCTCGAGCTCCGGAGGAGGTGGTGCAGGACAACAGTGGACAGGAACAAAATGAGCGACAGCCTGATAAAGACAGTG actgTTCCCCTTCTGCGAGTCAGTCAGAGGCTCACGAGGATGTAAAAGAGCAGAGCTGCAGCGAGAAGAAGACACAAGAC GGCGGGGAAGAGCAACAGCAAGAGGACCAAGAGACGACTCCAAAGCGGACTGGTCGGAGGGGACGGCCATCAAAGGCAGCAGCTACAGAGGATTCAg ATAAAAAGGTCAAAAAAGCAGAGGAGAAGGACAGTGAGCagaatgaggaggaagaggaggaagatgaaggtgagaaagaaggagaggaagaaaaagaaactgcaaCTAGAGCCACAACACGGTTGGCTTCTCGCCGGGAAGCTGAAAG AAACAAGCCAAGTAAACCATCCACCCGGGCAAGCAGACAGAACGGTAAAGAGGAGACCGCAGCTGGCACACG CGGGACGAGGGGCCAGGCGGCAGCAGCTGCAGCGAAAGGGGGCCGTAAGCGGGAGACCAGCCCTCCTGCTGTGCGAACGCGGGGAGGACAGAAATCAGAGGAGCCCCCTTCCAAAAGAGCCAAACGCTAG